The DNA window GCACTTGCACTTCCAACTCCCGGAACTGCTCGTAGTCGAAGGAGCGCTGGGCATAGATAGCTCCGGTGTGGGAGTTAATGGAGATGTAGGAGGAGCGAGGCACCTCCTCGAGGTTGCTGCTCAGGATGGAGTAAGTGACTCGAGCGTTCCGGTCCAGATCCCGGTCTGAGGCTTTTACACTGAAAATAGAGGCCCCCGAGGGATTGTTCTCTGGCACATAGGCGGTGTAGGAAGGTTTCTCAAAGACCGGGGCGTTGTCATTGATATCCGCGATCTGCAATAGGATGGTTTTCTGGGTGGAGAGGGGGGGAGAGCCTTTGTCTGTGGCGGTGATTGTGATATTGTACTCCGGGGTCCTTTCCCTGTCCAGGGTGCTGTCTGTGACGAGTTTGTAGTAGTTATTAGAAGAGGATATTATTTTAAAAGGCAATTTTTCTTCTAAATGACAAATTACCTTTCCGTTTTCAGCAGAATCTTTATCAATGACATTGATCAAAGCTATCACTGTCCCCGCCAAAGAGTCTTCGGGGGCTATACTGGACACAGATGTCAGCGTTATCTCTGGGGCATTGTCATTCTCGTCAATAATTTCTATTTGAAGTTTACAGTGAGCAGTCAGACCTCCGCCGTCGGTCGCTTCCACATCCAATAAGAAGTTGTTTGCCATTTCATAATCCAGATTCCATTTAGTTATAACTTCTCCGTTATCAGGATCCATCTTGAATAGTTTGGATATACTGTCGGGCATGTTGCTAAAAGAGTAGACAATCTTTGCATGTAACCCTTCATCTTTATCAGTGGCTTTCACCTGAAGCACTAAGAAGCCCCGTGGTAGATTTTCACTCAGGCTGACTTTGTAGATCTCTTCAGTAAATACGGGAGGATTGTCATTGGCGTCAGTAACATTAATCTTTatctgaacagtcccagttctgACTGGGTCCCCCCCATCCACAGCCGTAAACATCAAGTGATGGGAACTTTGCTTCTCCCGATCCAAATGCTTACCCAGAACTAATTCTGCGTATTTATTGCCATTTGTGCTCTCCTTCACTGACAAGGCAAAGTACTGATTCTGGCTGAGCTGGTAATTCTGTACTGTGTTGATCCCAACATCGGGATCTTGAGCCATTTCTAATGGAAACCGAGCCCCGGGTAGCGCGGACTCActtattttaaaatcaacattgCTTCTGGTGAAATACGGCGGATTATCGTTAATATCTTGGATTTCTACAATCACATGAAAAACGCTGAAAGGGTTTTCAATTACCGTTTCGAGATTTAGAACACAAAGGGGAGATTTTCCACATATTTCTTCCCGGTCTATTCTGTCATTTACATTTAGGTTTCCAGTTTCTGCACCAATGACGAAATACTGCCTTTTTGAACTAGAGACAATACGGAGGCTCCGGGATGACAGTCCACTGACATTCATCCCCAAATCCTTGGCGAGGTTCCCCACAAGGGAACCTTTGGCCATTTCCTCAGGAATCGCATAGCGAAGCTGCTCAGAGAGCGTCGGGCAGAACAACGAGAATAAGAAGTAAAAATACAGTACTTGCCATTCGTATCTCCGACCCCTGGTTCTGTCTCTTGTTTTTATCCATGTCCCTCTTAATTTCACTGCATTGTTCTCCTCGTCCATTCCGAACGGACTGGGAGTTTTAGATTCCAACTAAATTGAAACCTTCTGCGATAAGGTTGAATAAATAAAATTGCTTCTCTTCTCAATATTTCATGGAAACGCCTGTCAGAGACTGATGTTTTCAGCAAGTCTGTGTGGATATGTCTCTGCTATGTTTCCTCTCCGCTCTGCACAGGCTGACTGCGAGACTGCCGGAATCTGCAATGGAGCCCCAGCTGCCGCTCCCTCATTGGACAACAGCGACACTCTGCGTCTCAGCCGGAGATCTGCAGCTAGGCGGATCTCGATAATGCAACTATATGGCGCTGAATAGAGACTAACTCTGACCCCCAATTTATttgaataaatgtaaataatgTAATAAAGGTAAAATAATGTAAAGAActacttaaaacaaaaaaagtctttGTCAAACCAACCGATACAACAGTGCTCGAAATGCAAGCAAATTTATACCGATAAATTTACTCATCGTATTTTCATTTGGGGTATAACTGGACAGTTCGAGTCAGCGTAGAAAAACGGAGCTTCTGAAAACAAATGCCATCGCTTTCTGAATATTCCAACAAGTTCCCATTCGGGAATAAGACCCCATTACCCATATTTCTTTGAGATCTTGTATATGCCTATTAAATATTTTCTTGGAGGCAAGATAAACTGTTTCTGGATATCGAAGAAAATAGACTCCAAACATTATAGCTAATAAAGATACATTAATACTCTTCATTACTATAACCAAACCCTTACTCAGAACTTAATTCCTGGCTTTAATATGGAACTATgacattaattttaaataacttaAACTATTGTCTAAGGCAAGCAGATCACTCTATCTCAGAGAAAAGCACAACTTTAAACATAATTAAAATGAAATCATACATCGGAAGTGGCAGTCAGTTAAAAACTAAGGCATAATCCACCGGAAACTAATTTtagaaagaaatgtttaaaattcAGTTGGCATCCTTAGAATGCATGTCATGGTGTTCTCACAAGGAGCCCtttagcccctcccccgcccctttccaATAGATATAGAGATAAATACAAAATTATCTTATTATTACTTGGAGATAAGAGAACATATAGTGAAGATCAGGAGTGTTACGTTATAACTTATTAACTGTTACTGGAAAATTCACCTAACTGTATCAATAGATACTTCACTCCTTCATTTAAACACAAGGGGAGGAACCTCTTTTTCTCATTTGCTTATGAAAAGAAAGTTAGCAGAAACTCTCACCCAAGCGGTTTGATAACTAACTATTACTAAGAATTTTACGTGTATATACTTAACCCCAGATTTGTTAATACATTTGGCAGTTCGGAGATCATCTCGAAGGGATCATCAGACACTAAGGTTATTAGAGGAGGCCAAGAAAATTTCTTTCCTGCCATGTCTGTATGGAAAAGAAGTGAGGCATGTTTGTTTCCGACACAGACCTCACAATTATCCATCCCTTCGTCATCTTCTGCTTGGATTATGACTGCTCTCTAGATGGAGTTATTCCTAAAGGCAAATGTAAATTTCATCTAATATCTAATTTTAAATTTAGCTTTAACTCtaatctttctttttataaataaacctttagattttagatactaaaggattggcaacagcatgatttttgggtaatatctgagttgtatattgacctgggtgtgtggctggtcctttgggatcagaagaaccctttgcttgatgaaactggttttaaagaaccactcatagactcatagactttaaggtcagaagggaccattatgatcatctagtctgacctcctgcacaatgtaggccacagaatctcacccactcactcctgtaacaaacccctaacctatgcctgagttattgaagtcttcaaatcatggtttaaagatttcaagatgcagagaatcctccagcaagtgacccgtgccccatgctgcagaggaaggcgaaaaacctccagggcctctgccaatctgacctggaggaaaattccttcccgaccccaaatatcagttaaaccctaagcatgtgggcaagactcaccagccagaacccaggaaagaattctctgtagtaattcagatcccaccccatctaacttcccatcacagaccattgggcatatttacctgctaataatcaaagatcaattaattgccaaaattaggctatcccatcccctccataaacttatcaagcttagtcttgaagacagatatgtcttttgcccccactactccccttggaaggctgttccagaacttcactcctctaatggttagaaactttcatctaatttcaagtctaaacttcctaatgtccagtttatatccatttgttcttgtgtccacattggtactaagtttaagtaattcctctccctccctgatatttatccctctgatatatttataaagagcaatcatatctcccctcagccttcttttggttaggctaaacaaaccaagctctttgaatctcctttcataagacaggttttccattcctcagatcatcctagtaacccttctctgtacctgttccagtttgaatgcatccttcttaaacatgggagaccaaaactgcacacaatattccagatgaggtctcaccagtgccttttaTAATGGTACTAATACcgccttatctttactggaaatacctcacctgatgcatcccaagaccgcattagcttttttatcggccatatcacattggcggctcatagtcatcctgtgatcaaccaatactccaaggtccttctcctcctctgttacttccaactgatgtgtccccaatttataaccaaaattcttgttattttggttataaattggggacatgaccttgcacttttaaatataaatataaatatatatatattaaatataaatataaatatataaatgcatgaccttgcacttttcactattaaatttcatcctattactattactccagtttacaaggtcatccagatcttcttgtatgatatcctggtccttctctgtattagcaatacctcccagctttgtgtcatctgcaaactttattagcacattcccactttttgtgccaaggtcagtaataaaaagattaaataagattggccccaaaaccaatctctgaggaactccactagtaacctccttccaacctgacaattcacctttcagtatgacccattgtagtctcccctttaaccagttccttatccacctttcaattttcatattgatccccatcttttccaatttagctaataattccccatctGGAACCATattaaatgccttactgaaatcaaggtaaattagatccactgtgtttcctttgtctaaaaaatctgttaccttctcaaagaaggagatcaggttggtttggcatgatgtACCTTTTGTAAAaacatgttgtaatttgtcccaattaccattgacctcaatgtccttaactactttctccttcaattttttttccaagaccttgcatactacagatgtcaaactaactggcctatagttactcagatcactttttttcctttcttaaaaataggaactatgttagcaattctccagttgtacggtacaacccctgagtttactgattaattaaaaattcttgctaatgggcttgcaatttcatgtgccagttcctttaatattattGGATGAAGATcatctgggccccccaatttagtcccattaagctgttcgagtttggcttctacttcggatatggtaatatctacctccatatcctcattcccatttgtgatactaccattatccctaagctcctcattagcctcattaaagactgaggaaaattatttgtttagatattgggccatgcctagattattcttaacctccactccatcctcagtgtttagtggtctcacttcttctttctttgttttcctcttatatggctatagaaccttttattattgcttttaattccctttgcaaggtccaactctacatggcttttggcctttctcactttatccctacatgatctgacctcaataaggtagctttccttgttaatccctcccatcttccactccttgtaggctttctgctttttcttaatcacctctttgagatgcttgctcatccagcttggtctacaactcctgcctatgattttttccccctttcttgggatgtaggcttctgatagtttctgcaactttgatttgaggtaattccaggcctcctctgccatTAGATCCACaaattcttcagtccaatccatttgcctaactaatttccttaattctttaaagttagcccttttgaaataaaaaaccctagtcctggatctatttttgtttatccttccatctagtttgaactgaattaactcatgatcacttgaacgaAGGTTGTCTCCtataaccatttcttctatgaggtcctcactactcaccaaaaccaaatctaaaatggcatcccctcttgttggttcttcaactacttcgtgacggaatccatcagctatcgcatccaggaaaatctgatccctattattattactagcacttgtcctccagtctatatctgggaagttaaagtctcccatgatcacacaatcccattagtgtttacttcattaaaaacattaaagaggtctctatccatatccaaattggatcctggcggtctgtagcacaccccaagcactatctcaggggagactctagtagctttctttcccaatgtgatttttgcctagacactctgtcttatccattctatcccttcttatttctttacagtctacctcatcattgatatacaatgctactccaccacctttgcctttatttctgtcttttctaatcagcacatacccttcaatacctgtactccagtcatgactactattccaccatgtttctgttatccctataacaTCCCGTTTCACTTCCTgaaccagtagctctagttcctccattttgttacttaggctcctcgcattagtgtacaaacatcttaatttttgccatttggcttcactgacattctttacccaattaggcacatacattctaccaccagtatcaccaattagactggtatctacactaacCTTCCTCATTATGTCCATTCTCatacccatggctgtatcctctcttacttcattttcttccctctcaatgttaaattccggtgtggagattacctggacatctcccaaccatctccccacaattcctagtttaaagctctcttaatcagtcgtgccagcctccatcctagaagtctatttccctccttactcaggtgaagtccatcctgagagaacagtcctctgtccatgaatgcttcccagtggccatgcaTCCCAAAGTCCTCCTtgtagcaccactgcctgagccatctgttgatcaccataatcttgtcacaccttcattgaccttctctaggaacaggcagaatcccagtgaagatcacctgagcctcgatttccttaagcgtcttccccagcctggcatagtctcccttgatacgttcatCTTAgtgaacgtatcaagggagactagtgtttttggtggtgatacaaggactggaatgcctaaagaaattgcttttatgacttcttgttagtcAGTGTGGTggaacagaagtttacttttgttgctggtttggtatatctcatGGGAGAATAACCACTAGTTTGGGGTGTGTCctccctatttctcagcagtttgtcctgaatttggtattctcagttgtgacccacaaagGCAAGATTACAGTGTTTAATCCAGATTTTATTGTAAGAAGACATTTAAATTTTTTCAGATTATTCTGAGtttgggaaaatatttttatatattatttgaGTTGAGCTTTTCACAATTCACATTGGTATGAAAATAAATACTTCTCAAGCTGATGGTTGTACCCCAGATACCGCCATAAGTAAAATATTATAAAGTAGAAGTCAAATAAGTATAGATATAATAGTATATTGGTTTTCACCCACTGCATGTAAGTGCTCATTGAAGTTTTGAAAAGTAATACTGTACAGAAAAATTAAAGGCGTAGCCTTTACATTACAAATCAATTATCAGAAAATTATTTATAATTGCATAGTGTAGTAAGTAAAACTTCATTCATTTACAGGATACTATGATGAACTGTTGCTCTACAGCAACTATTACATATAAAACACACCAAGAAATAAGCCTTTCCACATGAAAAAGAAAGTTGTGGTTTAAGAAACTCACCTGAAGGGAGACTTGATCGTCAATATTGATATTTGAAACTTCTTCGACTAAAAGAGGACATGATTTCTCAGAAGGCTGCTGATCTGTGAGCGTATTTGAACAACTGACATTAGGAAAGTCCAGTTGACTCTTTCTGGAGTCCGTGGTGAGAGAAACCTCATGTGAGTAGGAGTGAAGAAAAGCTCTGACTCCATCGAGCCCCACAAACTGCGAGACGGGAACTCCACTGAACGTCACACTCGAGGAGTCAAACAGCTGCGAGTTTCTCCACCGGCGGAGCCTCAAGGCCACTAACACTATAATAAAGGTAAAGAACAAGCAGGAAACGGAAGCCACAGCGATCACCAAATACAAGGTGAGGTTGGACTGGGGGTCTGCAGGCGCTGAGAGGCTGCTTAAATCGGAGAGGATTTCCGGGATGCTGTCAGCCACCACCACCGTCACAGTGGCCgtggcagagagaggaggctgCCCGTTGTCCTTCACTAAAACCACCAGACTTTGCTTGAGCGCATCTTTGTCTACAAAGTAGCGCGCCGTCCTGATCTCGCCGCTGTGGAGTCCCACAGAGAAGAGCCCCGGCTCTGTAGCCTTCAGCAGCTGGTAGGAGAGCCAGGCGTTCTGCCCGGAGTCTGCATCCACCGCCACCACCTTAGTGACCAGGTAACCCGGCTCGGAGGAGCGAGGGGCCAACTCCACTCCCGTGGAGCCATCGGTGGGAAAGGAGGGGTGTAAGATGTGCGGGTTGTTGTCATTCTGATCCAGTATAAAGAGAGTGACGGAGACATTactgctgagaggtggggaacCCCCATCCTGAGCCTGCACTTGGAACCGAATCTCCCGGAACTGCTCGTAATCGAAGGAGCGCAGAGCGTAGAGAGCCCCAGTCTCGGAGTTaatggagatggaggaggagagcgGAGTTCCTTGAATTTGACCTTCAGTAACAGAATAC is part of the Mauremys mutica isolate MM-2020 ecotype Southern chromosome 8, ASM2049712v1, whole genome shotgun sequence genome and encodes:
- the LOC123375753 gene encoding protocadherin gamma-B1-like, with product MAKGSLVGNLAKDLGMNVSGLSSRSLRIVSSSKRQYFVIGAETGNLNVNDRIDREEICGKSPLCVLNLETVIENPFSVFHVIVEIQDINDNPPYFTRSNVDFKISESALPGARFPLEMAQDPDVGINTVQNYQLSQNQYFALSVKESTNGNKYAELVLGKHLDREKQSSHHLMFTAVDGGDPVRTGTVQIKINVTDANDNPPVFTEEIYKVSLSENLPRGFLVLQVKATDKDEGLHAKIVYSFSNMPDSISKLFKMDPDNGEVITKWNLDYEMANNFLLDVEATDGGGLTAHCKLQIEIIDENDNAPEITLTSVSSIAPEDSLAGTVIALINVIDKDSAENGKVICHLEEKLPFKIISSSNNYYKLVTDSTLDRERTPEYNITITATDKGSPPLSTQKTILLQIADINDNAPVFEKPSYTAYVPENNPSGASIFSVKASDRDLDRNARVTYSILSSNLEEVPRSSYISINSHTGAIYAQRSFDYEQFRELEVQVQAQDGGTPPLSSNVTVRVFILDQNDNAPRILYPSLAADGSALFEMVPRSAEAGYLVSKVVAVDADSGHNAWLSYHLLQATEPTLFGTGLHTGEIRTVRAFADRDAVKHRLVTLVKDNGQPPLSATVTLNLVFAENFQEALPEMSDQSGDLAPQSDLQFYLVLALASILFLFLLTVTLAIVMKLQRSGKATVLRCLNSDIYSKDHPSYPPNYCDGTLPYSYNLCLATTTSDNGLNFLKTDGQNDTPGNILCSNNSGMLYLSSNHNEPNSQSETLPKVSE